One segment of Theobroma cacao cultivar B97-61/B2 chromosome 9, Criollo_cocoa_genome_V2, whole genome shotgun sequence DNA contains the following:
- the LOC18588937 gene encoding serine/threonine protein phosphatase 2A 57 kDa regulatory subunit B' iota isoform: MLRQFLSKLPRKSGKSDSPELARSNSCTTAGSTPQTHRSNSLNSGSVRPCAAKRTSSAVFPASVVAGIEPLLPFKDVPNSEKMNLFVSKVSLCCVTFDFTDPAKSSIEKDVKRQTLLELLDFVASGSVRFSEPAILAMCRMCAVNLFRVFPPNYRSSVSNGAENDDDEPMFDPAWPHLQIVYDLLLKFITSSCLDAKLAKKYIDHSFILRLLDLFDSEDPRERECLKTILHRVYGKFMVHRPFIRKAISNIFYRFVFETERHNGIAELLEIFGSIISGFALPLKEEHKIFLWRVLIPLHKPKTLGVYFQQLSYCVTQFIEKEPKLSSTVIRGLLKYWPITNSQKEVMFLGELEEILEAINMVEFQRVMVPLFWRIGCCINSFHFQVAERALFFWNNDQIVNLIAHNRHVILPVILPFLEKNAQNHWNQAVLNLTLNVRKIFMEMDDVLFMSCHTHFKEEEAKLSILAEKRKEAWERLENAASLQPITGNTAVLVTPLATSIAC; this comes from the exons ATGCTAAGGCAATTCCTCAGTAAGCTCCCACGAAAATCCGGGAAATCGGACTCGCCCGAGCTAGCTCGGTCAAACTCATGCACGACAGCTGGGTCAACTCCACAAACTCACCGATCCAACAGTTTGAACTCGGGCTCTGTCCGGCCCTGCGCTGCAAAAAGGACATCCTCAGCCGTTTTCCCGGCGAGTGTCGTGGCAGGAATCGAGCCGTTGTTGCCATTCAAAGACGTGCCGAATTCGGAAAAAATGAATCTTTTCGTGAGTAAAGTTAGCCTTTGTTGTGTAACTTTCGATTTCACTGACCCAGCTAAAAgttcaattgaaaaagatgttAAAAGACAAACCTTGCTTGAGTTGTTGGATTTCGTGGCATCTGGGTCTGTTAGATTTAGCGAACCCGCGATTTTAGCGATGTGTAGGATGTGTGCTGTGAACTTGTTCAGAGTTTTCCCGCCTAATTATCGGTCTAGTGTAAGTAATGGTGctgaaaatgatgatgatgagccAATGTTTGATCCAGCTTGGCCACATTTGCAAATTGTGTATGATTTGCTGCTTAAGTTTATCACTTCTTCGTGTCTTGATGCAAAACTAGCAAAAAAGTATATAGATCATTCCTTTATCTTGAGATTGCTTGACTTGTTTGATTCGGAGGATCCAAGGGAAAGGGAGTGTTTGAAGACTATATTGCACAGGGTTTATGGGAAGTTTATGGTTCATAGGCCGTTTATTCGGAAGGCTATAAGCAATATATTCTATCGGTTTGTATTTGAGACGGAGAGACATAATGGGATCGCGGAGTTGTTGGAGATTTTTGGGAGTATAATCAGTGGGTTTGCTTTGCCTTTGAAGGAGGAGCATAAGATCTTCTTGTGGAGGGTTCTGATTCCTCTGCACAAGCCGAAAACTTTGGGAGTTTACTTTCAACAACTGTCCTATTGTGTTACGCAGTTCATTGAGAAGGAGCCAAAGTTGTCCAGTACTGTGATAAGGGGGTTGCTGAAGTACTGGCCCATAACAAACAGCCAGAAGGAGGTGATGTTTCTTGGTGAGTTGGAAGAGATTTTGGAAGCAATTAATATGGTGGAATTCCAAAGGGTTATGGTCCCATTGTTCTGGCGGATTGGCTGTTGCATCAACAGTTTCCACTTCCAG GTGGCTGAAAGGGCACTTTTCTTTTGGAATAATGATCAAATTGTAAACTTAATTGCGCATAATCGGCATGTGATTTTGCCCGTCATACTTCCATTCTTAGAAAAGAATGCCCAGAACCATTGGAACCAAGCAGTGCTTAACTTAACTCTTAATGTCAGAAAGATTTTCATGGAGATGGATGATGTACTGTTTATGTCCTGCCATACTCACTTTAAGGAGGAAGAGGCAAAGCTAAGCATATTAGCCGAGAAACGAAAGGAAGCATGGGAGCGGCTAGAAAATGCAGCCAGTCTCCAGCCAATAACTGGAAATACTGCTGTTCTGGTAACTCCTTTGGCAACATCAATCGCCTGTTAA